One window of Astyanax mexicanus isolate ESR-SI-001 unplaced genomic scaffold, AstMex3_surface scaffold_39, whole genome shotgun sequence genomic DNA carries:
- the LOC125794083 gene encoding mucin-2-like, which translates to THTSTPSPSPTTSTTTTSTPSPSPTPSTTPTSTPSPSPSTTPTSTPSPPPTTSTTPTSTPSPSPTPSTTPTSTPSPPPATSTTPTSTPSPPPTTSTTPTSTPSPSPTTSTTPTSTPIPSSTTSTTPTSTPSPPPTTSTTPTSTPIPSPTTTTISTASPPPTTSTTPTSTPSPSPKTSTTPTSTTSPSPTTSTTLTSTPSPPPTTSTTPTSTPSPSPTPSTTPTSTPIPSPTTSTTTISTPSPSPTTSTTPTSTPSPSPKTSTTPTSTTSPSPTTSTTLTSTPSPSPTTSTTPTSTPSPSPTTSTTPTSTPSPSPTTSTKTISTPSPPLTTTSTSTPSPSPTPSSTTPISTPSPSPTPSTTPTSTPSPFPTTSTTPTSTPSPPPTTSASPTSTPSPSPTTSTTPTSTPIPSVTSTTPAPTSTTISTSTTASPTSTTRMTSTTIAPTSTTTSTSTTTAPTSSTSMTSTTAPTSTTIFNYNVYKYYSSSYKYK; encoded by the exons acacatacatctacaccttctccatctccaacaacctcaactacaacaacatctacaccttctccatctccaacaccctcaactacaccaacatctacaccttctccatctccGTCAaccacaccaacatctacaccttctccacctccaacaacctcaactacaccaacatctacaccttctccatctccaacaccctcaactacaccaacatctacaccttctccacctccagcaacctcaactacaccaacatctacaccttctccacctccaacaacctcaaccacaccaacatctacaccttctccatctccaacaacctcaaccacaccaacatctacacctatTCCATCTTCAACAACATCAaccacaccaacatctacaccttctccacctccaacaacctcaactacaccaacatctacacctatTCCATCTCCAACAACCACAACAATATCTACagcttctccacctccaacaacctcaactacaccaacatctacaccttctccatctccaaAAACCTCAACCACACCAACATCTACAACTTCTccatctccaacaacctcaaccacactaacatctacaccttctccacctccaacaacctcaactacaccaacatctacaccttctccatctccaacaCCCTCAAcaacaccaacatctacacctattccatctccaacaacctcaaccacAACAatatctacaccttctccatcgccaacaacctcaactacaccaacatctacaccttctccatctccaaAAACCTCAACCACACCAACATCTACAACTTCTccatctccaacaacctcaaccacactaacatctacaccttctccatctccaacaacctcaactacaccaacatctacaccttctccatctccaacaacctcaactacaccaacatctacaccttctccatctccaacaacctcaaccaaAACAatatctacaccttctccacctctaACAACCACatcaacatctacaccttctccatctccaacaCCCTCA tcaactacaccaatatctacaccttctccatctccaacaCCCTCAAcaacaccaacatctacaccttctccatttccaacaacctcaaccacaccaacatctacaccttctccacctccaacaacctcagcttcaccaacatctacaccttctccatctccaacaacctcaaccacaccaacatctacacctatTCCATC agTGACCTCCACAACACctgctccaacttcaactacaatatctacaagtactacagcttctcctacaagtacaactagaatgacctccacaacaattgctccaacttcaactacaacgtctacaaGTACTACAACTGCTCCTACAAGTTCAACTAGTATGACCTCCACAacagctccaacttcaactacaat cttcaactacaacgtctacaagtactacagctccTCCTACAAGTACAAGTAG